The region atatatatatatatatatatatatatatagagagagagagagagagagagagagagagagagagagagagagagagagagagagagagagagagagagagagagagagagagagagagagagagagagagagagagagagagagagagagagagagagagagagagagagagagagagagagagagagagagagagagagagagagagagagagagagagagagagagagagagagagagagagagaacaaaTTAGTTATTTGTTCGTTGTTCTTTGCGGATGACCGTTGGATGTGCTTTACAATTGGGATCTCTTGGGACCGTAAAAGTTACTCTATCCATTGATTAATAAGATTTTTGATGGAGTAGAACCTTTATTAGATTTCAGGTTGAGCCAGTATGACTGACTTAGGTCGATTGAGGTCATTCTGATCGGCCCATAACAAGATCCTTGAATTGAACAATAATTTAATTTCACCAATCTTCTTTAGAAATACAACTCAGAGTCGGTCCTTGTGGAAGATTATAGTTTATTTCTGTTATGGAGCTCAAGTGTGTGTTATCCATATGTGTGGTTGCATGGCTGGTTTTAGGAAGACTTCCTATTATTGGAGAGTGGTCTATCTTCAGGGCTCCACTTCTAATCGGTAGGTAGTCTGGTTTGGTTCTTCTTGTTCTAAAGTGGTTGGGTATGAGTTGAAAACCAGGTTTTGGCACGGTGTATGGGATGAGCATAGTCCATTGTGTGTTTCTTTTGAGAGGTTGTTCCTCATCTTAGAGCAAAAGACTCATTTGGAGGGTTTAATGGGAAATTGGGTATGTGATGTTTGGTGTTGGGATTTTAGGTAGAGGTGGTCTCTCTTTGTATGGGAGGAAGAGCTCTTGGTAGAATTTTTGAGTTTGTTAGAGGGGTGGTTAAGCAAGATCATCAGGATGCCTGGGTTTGGAACCCTGATTCCTCATAAGTTTTTTGGTGAGGTCTGCTTATGTTAGCCTTTCTTCTTTTGCAGTGGATAAGGAAAGTAGATTTAACCGGTTGATCCGTAGTTTGGCTAGAGTTTGGAAGCGTTACGAGCCTTCAAAAAAAGTGGTGGTCTATCCTTGGCAAATGTTATAAGATAAACTACCCACAATGTATAATTTTTTAATCGGAAAATTGTGTCCGATGGGATTGGAGAGTGGTGTGAGGTTTGTTTAGGTCATGTAGAATATGCGGTTCACTTGTTTGTTCATTGTGTTGTTTCCTGCCTACCCCGCTTCCGCACTCAATCTTTGAGGTTTTTTGAGGTTGTCATGATTTCAGTCAAGGTAAGAAGTCTCGTTTTGGTTAGGTTTTGATCTGGCATGCAATAGTCAAGACTATTTGGAAGATGCGTGATAAAGTTTTTTTTACCGGGAAAGAATGACAACAAATCATTAGATAACTTCGATTATTAGTTTGACTTGAAAGTTGGTTCATGCTCATGATTCACTTGCAAATTTTTCTCTGCTTGATTGGGATTGAGACCCGCTTTGGTGCCTTCATTTTAAAGGGTGTGTTGTGAGGCCAACTGTCATCTTATTTTTTTTCACGTGGTCATGCTTACCTCTCTTCAAGCGATTTTTTTGAAGTGAAGTGTCAGTGTCTTGATACAGTCTTCTCAAAGAGGATATTTTCTTAGGAAGATTCTCCACCCAAACAATAttatattttcataaatttcagTTATCTTGAGATATTTCtactatattaatttttaatgatattattttatttattaatataCTCATAATTATTTAACACTTTGTTGAAATTTGGAGGTTTAGGAAACATAAGAAAGGGGGATTGAATTGGGTTTTAAATATGACAATTTTTTGCAATTCAAAAACAATCACAACAATGATAAAAATGACAAggtatttttatcctggttcactgTTACCTAGGTTAGTCCAGTCCACTCGTCAGAGTGATTTTGCCTTTTCAACTagacttaatccaataatcaaaCTGATTACAATCTCAAAAACTACCCGTCAATGATTTCTCAAGGATTCTGACTAAACTTAGTCCCTTAAGGAATTATAAATTAAAGACTACACATCAATGACTTCTTGGGGCTTCTGACTAAAATCTAGTCCTTTAAGGAATTTAATAACTGGTAAATACAAGGTTTGTGTTTACAAAATTGCTTCTAAATAAGCAGATACACAAAGTGATAAACAAAATTTATACTTAAGAATATATGAAATAAAGTGCTAAGTGTTTCTCTATATTTTCTCTTTCTCGATATTGATTTTCTCTATTGAAATTCTTTCAGCGTGAAGTTCTTCGTGTGTTGATCGTTctactttttatttttattcGTTATCTTTTAATAATTCCTTTGTCCACTTTATAGATGACGAATAATACCTTTGAAGAATAGAATTTGAAACTTCATCAGTTCCAGAGCTGTAATAGTGGTACGAGATTGAGCCGTAAATTATGGATAGTGGCGAGAAAATCTTTGGCAGTCGTTGGTAGTACAATATTTGAGAATATCAACGTATCTGTCTTTTTGATTTCGCCGCTCAAATTGTACTATCTTCTAGAATATTCATTCAGTCATTTTCTCTAAATCACTGGCTTCGTATTAGAGATGATTTGAAGCTTAATCAGAGTTTAGATCTTTGAAGATTAGACTTCAGAGTCTAGTGAATATGAGACTTGAGTTTATCAGAGTACACCTGAGTTGATTACTTCAGAAGTGTTAACTGGAATATCCAGAAGTTCACTTTAAGTTTAGCACTTCTTCATATTCTATCTTTGGTTTAGAATCTGATGGTGTTAAGAGTCCACAATCTCTATATCCAGGGTCTTTATATCCAGAGTCCATAGTCTCTCTCTATCCAGAGTTCAGATTCTCTCTATCCATAATCTAGAGTCTCTTTGCCCAGAGTCCATAGTCTTTCTATCTAGAGTCTAGAGTTTGTTTTGTTCAGCGCCTGACTTGTTCACAATCTACTTTatccagtatttggcttgttcATGTTCTACTTTATCCAACATCTGGTTTGTTCAGATTCTGCTTTATCCAACATCTGTCTTTTTCAAATTCTGCTTTATCCAGCATCTGGCTTGTTCAGATTCTGATTTATCTAGCATCTGCCTTATTTAGATTCTGCACACTCAACAAACTATTAGAGTATAAAATTATTCTttatactttgttatcatcaaaacttaaggaTTGTAGATGTATAACCAAACGTGTTCCAACAGAATCAACAATAAATATTATGATAAAATATAAATTGTTTTTTAAAAGataaatttataaaaataataaaaataaaataaattaatttaatatTATTACTAACTCATCTCTTAATCATTTATGATTTGGTCGTAGATGTCCTTTATTTTAAGATGGAGGTAGAATATATAATATTTAAGTGTACATAAATACTTCCCCTTTTACACTACTACAAAATAGATTTTTTGTAATATCATATTCCAACGACCGTCCTGTTAACGGTAGTAATAGCTCATTTTTTTTGCCTTTTTTATGCTATTTACTAAAAGATATTTCACTACGGTCAATGTTAACAACCATGTTGAAATGTATCTGGAGCGTAAGGATTCAAATCTCAGCACCAACAATTTTCTATTTTTTCGCTACAAAATGGATTTGTCCTTATATTTCATCACGGCTCATATTATCAACCATGATGAAAggtatattatatatatatatatatatatatatatatatatatatatatatatatatatatatatatatatatatatatatatatatatatatatatatatatatatatatatatatatatatatatatatatatatatatatatatatatatattaacgAAGTTATCTCGCTTTATAATATATACCAATTGTCTCTCTAAAAAAAATCCTAACACTTCTCTTATATATCCTAATTTCTATTAATGTTTCGATTATCTTTTTTCACAAACATGCAAATTGGAAACACCAAACTCATGCAGTGAACTCGTCTTCTTTGAAGGGTTAGCTTTGTTGCGTCAAAGCTTACGAAATGTGATTTAACTTCATCAAATCTTAGGAAATGGCTACGTTACATGTTAGTCTTCACAATCTATAATATAACTTCTTTCATGGTTCAATATATAGTTTATGTTTCCAAATTTGTTTAACTTAAGAAGTGAATGTATAACCTAACTATGTGATTTTATTGATCAAATTTGtttcaaaatcttttttttaTGTTACCAAATTAGTTTAACTTAAGATGAGTGAATGTATAACCTAAGAAGTGAACATAAGAAGTGGATGTATAACCAAATATGTTTCCAAATTTGCGATTTCATAAACATGTATAATATGGCTTCTTTCATGTTGTTTGTAGGATAATATGACTTAAGACGTGAACTTAAGATGAGTATGATATCTTTAGAAGTTAACTTAATATGAGCGAATGTATAACCTAATAAATGTATTATGTTGTTTATATTTCAATAGCTTTTTTCATGTCGTTTGTAGGATAAAATGACATGTATAACTTAAGATGAGTGAACTTTCTGTTAGTTTATGGATTATAGAAGTGTATGGATTATAGAAGTGAGCTTTCTACATCTGTTATAATTACAATGTCATGCTAATATATTTTGACTTGTAGGGAAGATGaatgaaaaaaatataaatggTTTGTGTTGCTATGAAGAAAAAATACAAGGAGAGGATGAAGCGAAAGTGAAAGCTGCAAACTTGTGTGAAGGATGCAAAATAATATTCATTCAAATTTAGAACAAATTTGCAGCTTTCACTTCAAGTTCATCCTCCTTTGATTATGGATTCCATTCTGAGACAAGTAGATCGTTTCTTTGTCTTCATTCTCCACGAATCTTTCTTTTCAATTAAAGGTACGTTCGTGAAACATTTTATGAGTTGATATATTGTTGTTTTTTAAAATCTTTGCCTTGTTGATTTTTTTATTGATAAATGttgttgtttgtgttattgttaATGTCCTAGAATATGAGTTTATTATGTCCTAGAACAAACTTGTTTTGTGCAGCTAGATGTGAATTTATTATATCGTACGTTGATTACTTGTTTCACTAATCCCTCATTGAGCATGCATTCATTTGAAttgatttagaaaataacaaTCTAAAAATTAAGTTATATTTGAAAACCGACTTATATCAatcaatattttttgaattgcaTGAATCTTATAATTCATCTCTCGCTCTTTAACATATAGAATTTGATTCAATGCCCCAATTTCTTCAAAGCAACTTTTCTTCTATTCTAATTTATTTTGCAAAGCATCAAGTTTATTGAGAAATTCTGATTCATCGTCATCACtatcatcataatcatcatcataatcatcatcatcatcatcctttAAGATAAGATGATGATAGTGATGACGATGAATCCTAATTAGTCAACAAAttattgtttttcaaaataaactaAAAGAGAATGAACCGTTGCTTTGAAGAATTTAGGACATTGAACTAAATTCTATATGTTAATGAGTAGAGATGATTTACAAGATGTATGTAATTCGAAAAACTAATAATTTGAATGGTTGTATATGTTCATTGAGAGGTAAGGAAAAACAAACAATTcacatattttataataaactcatGTATACATACCACCATGGTTGAAAATTATAACTGTGGTGAAATGTTAATTTTATAGACGCTTTAATTAAATAATTGTTGCTGAGTTTCGAACTCATGATATATATATATCATGAGTTCGAAACTCAGCAACAATTATTTAATTAAAGCGTCTATAAAATTAACATTTTACCACAGTTacaatcatatatatatatatatatatatatatatatatatatatatatatatatatatatatatatatatatatatatatatatatatatatatgattgtTTAAGATAACAGTTGTGATCGATAGCACGCTATCTAGTCTATCAATACAGTTTTAAATCTGTGCTGAAAAACAATATACTTACAACCACATCCTACCTAATCACGATTGATCAACCGTGATGGTATACTTTTATCGACCGTAGTGAAATGGTCTTTGCATAGTGATGCTAATATTTTTTGATTGTAGAATATTTTTCTAAGACAAGTTAacttatatattttattattttttagtaTTAATTCAGACCAATGACAAAAATTTTGTGATAAAATATTATAcaaatgtttttattttttattattataaaatttattttttaattaaaatggGAAACGATTTAGCTCTTATATTTTTAAAACTATAAATTAAACTGACCCATGTGTTTATAATAAAGATTATGGAAGTCAAGTCTTTGATAAATATATAGTTTGCAATGGGGTCTGTATTCTAATAATTTATGCACTTGCCTCTACAAATTCACTATAAATATTGAATATGTTGTCATGATCTATTCACCAATTGGAAGACTAATTAAGTGCATTAAAATATTGCATATATTAGTCCTTAATTGATCAAACCAAACCATATTTGCAATCTTGTTCTTGTTGATATATGTTCCTTTGACCTTGGCTCTATCAATCATCATGGAAAATATTACAAAGGATGCTGCATCCTCAAACAGCATCAATTCAGAACAGCCATACAGAACTTGGTATCACTTTCAGCCCCCCAAAAATTGGATGAATGGTAAAAGCACTCATTTTTTCATTTACTTTTTTGAACATGTGTAATATGTTATATATCTAACTCTTTTTTGTATCatttgacatgttttgttgaccAAAATTCACTTCATCATGCAGATCCTAATGGTATGcttcattatctcagctatttATTTTTATCTATATATACATATTGTTTGGCTTTAAACAATATCGGTTTCTGCGAGTTAAGATAGGATTTGCAAACTCTCTCTTATCCTGTTTAGTAGCTTAAAATCGATATCATTTGCTAATACATTATTATACACCTTAACTAAATCAATGAAACCACTTGCAAAAGTGATTATCTAATGATTGTTAACTTAGTATTATTTTTCTGTGACAGGACCTATGTACTATAAAGGAGTTTACCATTTCTTCTACCAATATAACCCTGATGGAGCAACCTTTGGTAAAAATATGGTATGGGCTCATTCTGTATCAAAAGATCTCATAAATTGGATTCATCTCAATGATGCTATTACACCAACTTGTGCTGGTGACATCAACAGTTGCTTCTCAGGATCAGCCACTATACTCCCAGGTGAAAAACCTGTTATGTTATACACAGGAATTGATGAAAAAAGACACCAAGTTCAAAACTTAGCTACGCCGAAAAATCTATCTGATCCTTACTTAAGGGAATGGGAAAAACACCCTCAAAATCCTTTGATGACGGCACCTAATGAAGTCGAAGAGCGTGAATTCAGAGACCCTTCAACTGCATGGAAAGGAAAAGATGGAAAATGGAGGGTCATAATTGGTGCTCAAAATGGCGATGAAGGAAAAGTTATTCTTTACAAAAGTGATGATTTTGATACTTGGATAGTTGATCCTAATCCTTTTCTTGTAACAGAAGGTACTGGTGTTATTGAATGTCCAGATTTTTTTCCTGTGTATATCAATAGCACAAATGGGGTTGATACATCTATGGAAAATTCAAGTGTTAGACATGTCTTGAAGATAAGCTATCAACGAACGCATATCGATTACTACTTAATTGGGAAATATGTATCTGATTCTGATCAAGAAAAGTTCATTCCTGATGAAAAATATAGTGGAACTTGGAATGACTTGAGATTTGACTATGGTAAATTTTTTGCTTCAAAGTCATTTTTTGACTATGCTAAGAACAGAAGAATATTATGGGCATGGGTGAGAGAAACTGACTCTAGACAAGATGACATTGAAAAAGGATGGGCTGGTCTACAGGTATTCTATTTTAGTTTCATGATATTTAGAACTGATATTCGACTGCAACTGCAATTTAAAACTTTGCACTATCTTTTATATCACCATCTAGATAATAGTTATATGATTAGTGTTTCTCTACAATGTAGGCGATCCCTAGGAAGTTTTGGCTTGATAAAAGCGGGAAGCAATTAATGCAATGGCCGATTGAAGAGTTAGAAAAACTACGTGACAATCAAGTTAGTATCACGGGAGAGACACTCCTAACTAGATCAACTCTTGAAGTAAAAGGTATCACTGCATCTCAGGTACGTAGTTAACCTAATGTAACTATGTATGTCAGAGTCATGTCGAACACCAGACACACAATCGATCTGAAGTATTTATTGTGGCTACTTTTTAATTTTACTTTTCAAGGTTGATGTGGAAGTCTTGTTTGAGCTACCTGATCTAGAAAGTGCTGAGTTACTAGATCCAAGTGAAGTTGATCCACAAGTACTCTCTAGTGAACAATATGCATCAAGAAAAGGGGTGATAGGGCCATTTGGTTTGCAAGCTTTAGCATCAGAAGACCAGACGGAGAGGACTACGATATCGTTCAGAATATATAGAGTCGTCGATAGA is a window of Lathyrus oleraceus cultivar Zhongwan6 chromosome 6, CAAS_Psat_ZW6_1.0, whole genome shotgun sequence DNA encoding:
- the LOC127091239 gene encoding beta-fructofuranosidase, insoluble isoenzyme CWINV1, with protein sequence MENITKDAASSNSINSEQPYRTWYHFQPPKNWMNDPNGPMYYKGVYHFFYQYNPDGATFGKNMVWAHSVSKDLINWIHLNDAITPTCAGDINSCFSGSATILPGEKPVMLYTGIDEKRHQVQNLATPKNLSDPYLREWEKHPQNPLMTAPNEVEEREFRDPSTAWKGKDGKWRVIIGAQNGDEGKVILYKSDDFDTWIVDPNPFLVTEGTGVIECPDFFPVYINSTNGVDTSMENSSVRHVLKISYQRTHIDYYLIGKYVSDSDQEKFIPDEKYSGTWNDLRFDYGKFFASKSFFDYAKNRRILWAWVRETDSRQDDIEKGWAGLQAIPRKFWLDKSGKQLMQWPIEELEKLRDNQVSITGETLLTRSTLEVKGITASQVDVEVLFELPDLESAELLDPSEVDPQVLSSEQYASRKGVIGPFGLQALASEDQTERTTISFRIYRVVDRYICLMCSDMSRSSLRQGLDKTIYATIFDIDPSIKTISLRSLIDRSIIESFGDGGRACITSRAYPFYAIDRDAHLFVFNDGSQSVVISQLNAWSMKQAEFGTESII